The following proteins are encoded in a genomic region of Pseudorca crassidens isolate mPseCra1 chromosome 1, mPseCra1.hap1, whole genome shotgun sequence:
- the ARRDC4 gene encoding arrestin domain-containing protein 4 isoform X2 has product MGGEGILLLQPGKHEFPFSFQLPSEPLVTSFSGKYGSIRYCVRAVLERPQAPDQSIKRELQVISHIDVNTPALLTPVLKTQEKMVGCWFFTSGPVSLSAKIERKGYCNGEAIPIYAEIENCSSRLIVPKAAIFQTQTYLASGKTKTVRLMVAHVRGNHIASGSTDTWNGKTLKIPPVTPSILDCCIIRVDYSLAVYIHIPGAKKLMLELPVVIGTVPYNGFGSRNSSIASQFFMDMSWLTLTLPEQPEAPPNYADVVSEEEFSRHVPPYPQPPNCEGESCCPMFACIQEFRFQPPPLYSEVDPHPSDVEETQPVSFIL; this is encoded by the exons ATGGGCG GTGAAGGCATCCTCTTACTACAGCCTGGAAAACATGAATTTCCATTTAGCTTCCAACTTCCATCTGA ACCTTTGGTAACCTCATTCTCCGGGAAATATGGAAGTATTCGCTACTGTGTGAGAGCAGTTTTGGAACGACCCCAGGCACCTGATCAGAGCATTAAGCGGGAACTCCAGGTCATCAGTCACATCGATGTCAACACACCAGCATTACTA ACCCCTGTATTGAAAACGCAAGAGAAAATGGTTGGCTGTTGGTTTTTCACTTCTGGTCCAGTCTCACTGAGTGCCAAAATTGAAAGAAAGGGATACTGTAATG gaGAAGCTATTCCAATCTATGCAGAAATAGAGAATTGTTCCTCTCGTCTGATTGTTCCCAAAGCTGCCATTTTCCAGACGCAGACTTACCTGGCCAGTGGGAAAACGAAGACCGTGCGGCTCATGGTGGCCCACGTGCGCGGGAACCACATCGCCTCCGGGAGCACCGACACCTGGAACGGGAAGACCCTCAAGATCCCGCCTGTGACGCCGTCCATCCTGGACTGCTGCATCATCCGAGTGGACTACTCCTTAGCT GTGTATATTCACATTCCCGGTGCTAAAAAATTGATGCTTGAGCTGCCCGTAGTGATTGGCACGGTTCCATACAATGGTTTTGGCAGCAGAAACTCCAGCATTGCCAGCCAGTTTTTTATGGATATGAGCTGGTTGACGCTGACTCTGCCAGAACAGCCTGAAG caccaccaaattaCGCAGACGTGGTGTCGGAGGAAGAATTCTCTAGACACGTTCCTCCTTACCCTCAACCCCCTAACTGTGAGGGGGAGTCGTGCTGTCCTATGTTTGCCTGCATTCAGGAATTCAGATTTCAGCCTCCGCCTCTTTATTCAGag GTTGATCCACATCCTAGTGATGTAGAAGAGACCCAGCCTGTTTCCTTCATTCTCTGA
- the ARRDC4 gene encoding arrestin domain-containing protein 4 isoform X1 — translation MGGEAGSAAVVGSEGRVKSLGLVFEDERKGCYSSGDTVAGHVLLEAAEPVTLRALRLEAQGRATAAWGPSAGATAPAAASEVEYLNVRLSLREPPAGEGILLLQPGKHEFPFSFQLPSEPLVTSFSGKYGSIRYCVRAVLERPQAPDQSIKRELQVISHIDVNTPALLTPVLKTQEKMVGCWFFTSGPVSLSAKIERKGYCNGEAIPIYAEIENCSSRLIVPKAAIFQTQTYLASGKTKTVRLMVAHVRGNHIASGSTDTWNGKTLKIPPVTPSILDCCIIRVDYSLAVYIHIPGAKKLMLELPVVIGTVPYNGFGSRNSSIASQFFMDMSWLTLTLPEQPEAPPNYADVVSEEEFSRHVPPYPQPPNCEGESCCPMFACIQEFRFQPPPLYSEVDPHPSDVEETQPVSFIL, via the exons ATGGGCGGTGAGGCGGGGTCCGCGGCGGTGGTGGGCTCCGAGGGCCGCGTGAAGAGTCTAGGTCTGGTGTTCGAGGACGAGCGCAAGGGCTGCTACTCGAGCGGCGATACGGTGGCAGGGCATGTGTTGCTGGAGGCTGCAGAGCCGGTGACCCTCCGGGCGCTGCGCCTGGAGGCCCAGGGTCGCGCCACCGCCGCCTGGGGCCCGAGCGCCGGCGCCACTGCCCCGGCAGCCGCCTCGGAGGTGGAGTACTTGAACGTGCGCCTGAGCCTGCGCGAGCCCCCGGCCG GTGAAGGCATCCTCTTACTACAGCCTGGAAAACATGAATTTCCATTTAGCTTCCAACTTCCATCTGA ACCTTTGGTAACCTCATTCTCCGGGAAATATGGAAGTATTCGCTACTGTGTGAGAGCAGTTTTGGAACGACCCCAGGCACCTGATCAGAGCATTAAGCGGGAACTCCAGGTCATCAGTCACATCGATGTCAACACACCAGCATTACTA ACCCCTGTATTGAAAACGCAAGAGAAAATGGTTGGCTGTTGGTTTTTCACTTCTGGTCCAGTCTCACTGAGTGCCAAAATTGAAAGAAAGGGATACTGTAATG gaGAAGCTATTCCAATCTATGCAGAAATAGAGAATTGTTCCTCTCGTCTGATTGTTCCCAAAGCTGCCATTTTCCAGACGCAGACTTACCTGGCCAGTGGGAAAACGAAGACCGTGCGGCTCATGGTGGCCCACGTGCGCGGGAACCACATCGCCTCCGGGAGCACCGACACCTGGAACGGGAAGACCCTCAAGATCCCGCCTGTGACGCCGTCCATCCTGGACTGCTGCATCATCCGAGTGGACTACTCCTTAGCT GTGTATATTCACATTCCCGGTGCTAAAAAATTGATGCTTGAGCTGCCCGTAGTGATTGGCACGGTTCCATACAATGGTTTTGGCAGCAGAAACTCCAGCATTGCCAGCCAGTTTTTTATGGATATGAGCTGGTTGACGCTGACTCTGCCAGAACAGCCTGAAG caccaccaaattaCGCAGACGTGGTGTCGGAGGAAGAATTCTCTAGACACGTTCCTCCTTACCCTCAACCCCCTAACTGTGAGGGGGAGTCGTGCTGTCCTATGTTTGCCTGCATTCAGGAATTCAGATTTCAGCCTCCGCCTCTTTATTCAGag GTTGATCCACATCCTAGTGATGTAGAAGAGACCCAGCCTGTTTCCTTCATTCTCTGA
- the ARRDC4 gene encoding arrestin domain-containing protein 4 isoform X3, translated as MVGCWFFTSGPVSLSAKIERKGYCNGEAIPIYAEIENCSSRLIVPKAAIFQTQTYLASGKTKTVRLMVAHVRGNHIASGSTDTWNGKTLKIPPVTPSILDCCIIRVDYSLAVYIHIPGAKKLMLELPVVIGTVPYNGFGSRNSSIASQFFMDMSWLTLTLPEQPEAPPNYADVVSEEEFSRHVPPYPQPPNCEGESCCPMFACIQEFRFQPPPLYSEVDPHPSDVEETQPVSFIL; from the exons ATGGTTGGCTGTTGGTTTTTCACTTCTGGTCCAGTCTCACTGAGTGCCAAAATTGAAAGAAAGGGATACTGTAATG gaGAAGCTATTCCAATCTATGCAGAAATAGAGAATTGTTCCTCTCGTCTGATTGTTCCCAAAGCTGCCATTTTCCAGACGCAGACTTACCTGGCCAGTGGGAAAACGAAGACCGTGCGGCTCATGGTGGCCCACGTGCGCGGGAACCACATCGCCTCCGGGAGCACCGACACCTGGAACGGGAAGACCCTCAAGATCCCGCCTGTGACGCCGTCCATCCTGGACTGCTGCATCATCCGAGTGGACTACTCCTTAGCT GTGTATATTCACATTCCCGGTGCTAAAAAATTGATGCTTGAGCTGCCCGTAGTGATTGGCACGGTTCCATACAATGGTTTTGGCAGCAGAAACTCCAGCATTGCCAGCCAGTTTTTTATGGATATGAGCTGGTTGACGCTGACTCTGCCAGAACAGCCTGAAG caccaccaaattaCGCAGACGTGGTGTCGGAGGAAGAATTCTCTAGACACGTTCCTCCTTACCCTCAACCCCCTAACTGTGAGGGGGAGTCGTGCTGTCCTATGTTTGCCTGCATTCAGGAATTCAGATTTCAGCCTCCGCCTCTTTATTCAGag GTTGATCCACATCCTAGTGATGTAGAAGAGACCCAGCCTGTTTCCTTCATTCTCTGA